One window from the genome of Echinicola vietnamensis DSM 17526 encodes:
- the cobA gene encoding uroporphyrinogen-III C-methyltransferase, producing MTTLIKRLSIVGAGPGDPDLITLKGMKTLESADVVLYDALANEALLEYVPETAVKVFVGKRAGMHYCQQREINRMIVNYAENFGHVVRLKGGDPYVFGRGHEELEYAAAHGIPTEYVPGISSAMAVPGLGGIPLTKRGVNESFWVVTGTLKDHSTAKDLSFAAQSSATVIILMGMKKLPEIVSLFEQYRGKDEAVAIIQDGSKESERSIVGDLGGILDIQQHEQLTAPAIIVIGEVVKEKGKALGHMLAERALVP from the coding sequence ATGACTACTTTAATTAAAAGGCTATCCATCGTAGGGGCGGGGCCAGGAGATCCCGATTTGATTACACTAAAGGGGATGAAAACCCTCGAATCAGCCGATGTGGTGCTGTATGACGCTTTGGCCAATGAGGCATTGCTGGAATACGTACCCGAGACGGCTGTAAAAGTGTTTGTCGGAAAGCGTGCAGGAATGCACTACTGCCAGCAGCGGGAGATCAATCGGATGATCGTCAATTATGCAGAAAATTTTGGCCATGTGGTCAGGCTTAAAGGGGGTGATCCGTATGTGTTTGGTCGGGGCCATGAGGAATTGGAATATGCGGCAGCACACGGGATACCTACGGAATATGTGCCGGGCATCAGTAGCGCCATGGCGGTGCCGGGGCTTGGAGGTATACCGCTTACCAAGCGTGGAGTCAATGAAAGCTTCTGGGTGGTCACGGGTACCTTAAAAGATCATTCCACTGCCAAGGACTTGTCCTTTGCTGCCCAATCCTCAGCGACGGTGATCATTCTGATGGGTATGAAGAAGTTACCGGAAATTGTATCCCTATTTGAGCAATACCGGGGGAAAGATGAAGCGGTGGCCATCATTCAGGATGGCAGCAAGGAAAGCGAACGCTCAATTGTTGGGGATCTGGGGGGGATTTTGGACATCCAGCAACATGAGCAACTCACTGCCCCAGCGATTATTGTCATTGGGGAAGTGGTTAAGGAAAAAGGAAAAGCCCTCGGCCATATGTTAGCCGAGAGGGCATTGGTGCCATAG
- a CDS encoding DUF1552 domain-containing protein, with protein MGKKSWELDRRTFLKGLGVACMLPYMEAMGGPIQQLSSMSEAPKRLCFVYFPNGVGLPPKDNPHHSLWNWFPIGRGKDYRFTKTLSPLERHRKEITIMGGLSHPKSRHLLGHLAGDTWLTGGDLRGSQYNNSISVDQVAAQHLAKHTRFPYLALSSDGGIGYKSRVSTLSFDPNGRPIPSEHRHREIFERYFAPGGGETSQLRRKSLKQEQKIVDLVLADSKRLQKKLGKNDQMKLDEYMTSLNTVEEQIKRNEKWLNVPMKDFNADHINLNPNATVDPESYIRSSFDLMVLGMQTDITRVMTYMIAREDGMGFGENYPKLALGLNKGHHSISHDKSKNHWQEWGSYDQWLAKQYAYFLDKMKSTEDEYGPLLDNTLVLYGSACSSTHDAVNYPLVLAGGKNMGVKHGTYVDFQEEFPMSNLFVSMLHTLGIPVDTFSDSTGKLETDILG; from the coding sequence ATGGGAAAGAAATCTTGGGAGCTTGATCGAAGGACTTTTTTGAAAGGACTGGGCGTGGCGTGCATGTTGCCTTATATGGAGGCGATGGGCGGTCCCATCCAGCAACTCAGCAGTATGAGTGAAGCCCCCAAGCGGCTTTGCTTTGTGTACTTTCCAAACGGTGTGGGCTTGCCTCCCAAGGATAATCCACACCATTCCCTCTGGAATTGGTTTCCAATTGGAAGAGGCAAGGACTATCGTTTTACCAAGACGCTTTCCCCATTGGAGCGGCACCGGAAGGAAATTACCATCATGGGAGGTTTGAGCCATCCCAAAAGCCGACACTTGTTGGGGCATTTGGCCGGTGACACTTGGCTTACCGGTGGGGATTTGCGGGGCAGTCAGTATAACAATAGCATCTCAGTAGACCAGGTGGCCGCCCAGCACTTGGCCAAGCATACCCGCTTTCCTTATTTGGCACTCTCGTCAGATGGAGGTATTGGTTACAAATCACGTGTCTCGACCCTTTCATTTGACCCAAATGGACGGCCAATTCCCTCAGAGCACCGTCATCGGGAGATTTTTGAACGGTATTTTGCGCCGGGAGGCGGAGAGACCTCGCAACTGCGTCGAAAGAGCCTTAAGCAAGAGCAGAAGATCGTGGACTTGGTGTTGGCAGACAGTAAACGGCTCCAGAAAAAATTAGGCAAAAACGACCAAATGAAGCTGGACGAGTACATGACTTCACTCAATACAGTGGAGGAGCAGATCAAACGAAATGAAAAATGGCTGAATGTCCCTATGAAGGATTTTAACGCCGATCACATCAACCTGAATCCCAATGCCACCGTAGACCCGGAAAGCTATATCCGGTCGTCCTTTGACCTGATGGTACTGGGCATGCAGACCGACATCACGCGGGTGATGACTTACATGATTGCACGTGAAGACGGAATGGGCTTTGGTGAAAATTACCCAAAGTTGGCATTGGGCTTGAACAAAGGCCACCATTCCATTAGCCATGATAAGTCCAAAAACCATTGGCAGGAATGGGGGAGCTATGACCAATGGTTGGCCAAGCAGTATGCCTACTTTTTGGATAAAATGAAATCCACCGAAGATGAATATGGACCGTTGCTAGACAATACTCTGGTGCTTTACGGAAGTGCCTGCAGCAGTACACATGATGCCGTGAATTATCCATTGGTGTTGGCAGGTGGCAAGAACATGGGCGTCAAGCATGGGACCTATGTAGACTTTCAAGAGGAGTTTCCAATGTCCAATCTATTTGTCAGTATGCTGCATACCTTGGGCATCCCCGTGGATACTTTCTCGGACAGTACAGGGAAACTGGAAACAGACATTTTGGGCTAA
- a CDS encoding DUF4221 family protein, which yields MKKSFFWLFPLLISACQQKDHDTQQLDALTYTMDTVTVDAKGEILDVKRSLGNSGITNDQQFLYNFNLFDHHLEKIDLNKLELVHKTPFQKEGPNGAGNNMSSFQYLKQDLLLISSGFYKLKVFDLHGKAIQHISLIDQNWKGKVIQDAELCRKNLLIDQNLTKVLTLVTEEGLNTNHKAELALFDLDKHTVSRFDIDPEEKIKHYSLSSEDYTYLPPLIYFSIQNDLPVITHQFTNEIYWYDSAANQIQEVDYESHLTPNEVSTALHNRFGTTEELFEVFEKMNEQIRFGHLVYDPNSDRYFRFSFQTEFKEKSGREVTLLKPKTRRCT from the coding sequence ATGAAAAAATCGTTTTTTTGGTTGTTCCCCTTGCTTATAAGTGCCTGTCAGCAAAAAGATCATGACACACAGCAGTTGGATGCTCTCACCTATACCATGGACACGGTGACCGTCGATGCCAAAGGTGAGATTCTGGACGTAAAGCGTAGCTTAGGAAATTCGGGAATTACGAATGACCAACAGTTTCTTTATAACTTCAACCTTTTTGACCATCACTTGGAGAAAATTGACCTCAACAAGTTGGAATTGGTCCATAAAACTCCCTTTCAAAAGGAAGGCCCCAACGGCGCAGGGAACAACATGAGCAGCTTTCAATACCTGAAGCAAGACCTACTGTTGATCTCCAGTGGATTTTATAAACTAAAGGTTTTTGACCTACACGGAAAGGCAATCCAACACATCAGTCTTATCGATCAGAATTGGAAGGGTAAAGTTATCCAAGACGCTGAGCTTTGTCGTAAAAATCTGCTAATCGATCAAAACCTAACAAAAGTACTGACCTTGGTCACGGAAGAAGGGCTAAATACCAACCATAAGGCCGAACTGGCCCTTTTTGACCTTGACAAGCATACGGTCAGCCGGTTTGATATAGACCCCGAGGAAAAAATCAAACATTACTCCTTGTCCTCAGAGGATTACACCTATCTTCCCCCGCTCATTTATTTTTCGATCCAAAACGACCTTCCAGTCATTACCCATCAGTTTACCAATGAAATTTACTGGTATGACAGTGCTGCCAATCAGATTCAAGAAGTGGATTACGAAAGCCACCTGACACCAAACGAGGTCAGCACAGCCCTTCACAACAGATTTGGAACTACCGAGGAGCTGTTTGAGGTGTTCGAAAAAATGAACGAACAGATCCGCTTTGGCCACTTGGTATATGACCCTAACAGTGATCGCTACTTTCGTTTTTCTTTCCAAACTGAATTCAAGGAGAAATCCGGACGGGAAGTAACACTCCTGAAGCCAAAAACACGAAGGTGTACCTGA
- a CDS encoding DUF4202 domain-containing protein has product MAKNRFEKTIASFDAINAEDPHKEVIDGKEVPKELVYGHRMTGMLLDFEPEASETLRLAARCQHIKRWEIPREDYPMDRKGYLLWRTKLKKFHGELAGKLMKEHGYDDDDIQKVDDLLNKRRLKTDPETQALEDVVCLVFLKYYFDDFIAKHRDEEGKLVDIVQKTWRKMSEKGHQAALAMSHSDEALGIVQKALA; this is encoded by the coding sequence ATGGCTAAAAATAGATTTGAAAAAACCATAGCATCCTTTGATGCGATCAACGCAGAGGATCCTCACAAGGAGGTCATAGATGGAAAAGAAGTGCCCAAAGAATTGGTTTACGGCCATCGCATGACGGGGATGTTATTGGACTTTGAGCCGGAGGCGTCCGAGACCTTGCGGCTTGCTGCCCGCTGTCAGCACATCAAGCGGTGGGAAATTCCCCGGGAAGATTATCCCATGGACCGCAAGGGGTATTTGTTGTGGCGGACCAAACTGAAAAAATTTCATGGTGAACTGGCAGGAAAGCTCATGAAGGAGCACGGTTATGACGATGACGACATTCAGAAAGTAGATGATCTTCTCAATAAAAGAAGGCTTAAAACGGACCCTGAAACACAGGCATTGGAAGATGTGGTCTGCTTGGTGTTTTTGAAGTATTATTTTGATGATTTTATAGCGAAGCACCGCGATGAAGAGGGGAAGTTGGTGGATATTGTCCAAAAAACTTGGCGAAAGATGTCCGAGAAAGGGCATCAAGCGGCTTTGGCCATGAGCCATTCGGATGAGGCATTAGGAATTGTGCAGAAGGCGTTGGCGTAA
- a CDS encoding head GIN domain-containing protein, with translation MKRNTIYLAMMMAALLSACSDDHLCIKGDGELKDYVLEVDDFDEVSLSGPIDLTVVQGDEQSLVVQAESQLMEVLEYDVRGSELMVGFKDKVKCLKSTKGVRVIATVPDLQWISIDGDSEIDNEGSLQLADLTIECHGEGEVELVGTVDRQFFVVDGKMEVENFGMISRETRIEVNGKAEFEVNCTDELYIDVNGKADVAYKGNPRIYQDVNGLLDLDDAN, from the coding sequence ATGAAACGTAACACAATTTATTTGGCCATGATGATGGCCGCATTGCTTTCTGCATGTTCAGATGATCACCTTTGCATCAAAGGGGATGGAGAATTGAAGGATTATGTACTTGAAGTGGATGATTTTGACGAGGTGTCCTTAAGCGGCCCGATCGACTTGACGGTGGTCCAAGGCGATGAGCAGTCCTTGGTAGTCCAGGCAGAAAGTCAGTTGATGGAGGTTTTGGAGTATGATGTGCGGGGAAGCGAATTGATGGTAGGGTTTAAGGACAAGGTAAAATGCCTGAAAAGTACGAAAGGTGTGCGTGTTATCGCGACTGTTCCGGACCTTCAATGGATCAGCATTGATGGAGATAGTGAGATTGACAATGAGGGCAGCCTTCAACTGGCAGACCTGACCATCGAATGTCACGGAGAAGGGGAAGTGGAGCTGGTAGGTACTGTCGATCGTCAGTTTTTTGTAGTAGATGGAAAAATGGAGGTTGAGAATTTTGGAATGATTTCCAGGGAGACCAGGATAGAGGTGAACGGTAAAGCGGAATTTGAAGTGAACTGTACAGATGAGCTGTATATTGATGTCAACGGCAAAGCCGATGTGGCCTATAAGGGAAATCCGCGAATATATCAGGATGTCAATGGCTTGCTGGACTTGGATGATGCCAACTAG
- a CDS encoding DUF1592 domain-containing protein — protein MLKRIIHKAISGGLPVVGGLILSLIMVAIAVIPIPAAHWSLAFLGKLHPLLVHLPIGVFLALVFLEFANQFVPGKPLAPACIVLLWLTVVTAIPTVVVGALLAGTGGYGSDTLVLHKWLGVATALASIWLLVYRGRQSSAANGHISYFSALAVTTILLGATGHYGGTLTHGTGFLTEDLPDDIKAFLGDDPYALDGLAMMERGEIDETLSQLEYARDIDPITASYCESCHGEKEQKGGLRLDNIDPDMVKGHDAETWRAMLNMVNSGEMPPKEEKQLSDEERRKLVDWITASIQRAVALRKADQEPVIRRLTKDQYTNTLADLLKVDVNFGEVLPDDAKSEMGFSNNGQVLGVSPLQVDYYKKIAREALDKAIAPAKKPATTRYRITFGKGIGKGKTAAMIGGYQSAPINSADFVVEVLDDQGNPKRPKDSAAMAQLEEVKRNIGVGMRGSHADRYQVVDEGIMLYSAVPHKEVTPKSWQGPSPNLKLLFRRHFPEEGDFVFRVKASRGYQWEAQKEGLIGLRNDQPAEKLETTILLLPKAGKDLQNMSMQGPWMKPKELTEHASVTFYFTAPRDGYYQVDFEHPYVGAEGMPSAELQIDEHKLQERFHFDEKMKDDASMMTPLTLAYLKAGEHKLMIGGKFFTGFSKVIVTPFPEDHPVAMQLQNEAEKSRAKYDQDVPVIRTFAGERTDDGMDYQTFDTFQNVSNETGKWKHYTFKGRLENLPIPVIDTVETEILANIMILGLWNDYLVKDNEDSGPPLLINQLEFEAPYYPQWPPASHEAIFFDSPAKNDQKAYTKEVLSSFLTRAYRRPVEQEEVATYMEFWESIRPDYARYEDGIKEVLIAALCSPNFLYLAEPKKETSEEEKEFFLASRLSYFLWNEAPDEELLELAKEEDLHKDRYLKRQVDRMIEDERIWHMVRRFSNEWLRIDRHEAMSTNVNAYPDFTRFVKKDMTEETYHFMHYILQQDLSIMNMIESDFAMLNQNLAEFYGITGVKGNHFRPVAVTPDMHRGGLLSQGAFLNGHSDGNQAHAIKRAVWVRGKILGDEPPPPPPNVPQLDPETPGFEKLTLKEQLFVHRDKPACMDCHKKIDPYGIAFENYNAVGRFETVASTGSKIDAKSELPNGEVVNGIDEIKSYILNMKQDTFTRSLVKHLFSYAMGRDVTFVDEREIEKIVSEVREANYSFRSVVENIVLSDSFKGQF, from the coding sequence GTGTTGAAGCGTATAATACATAAAGCCATTTCAGGAGGGCTCCCGGTGGTCGGCGGGCTGATTTTATCCTTGATAATGGTGGCCATTGCTGTGATTCCGATTCCAGCTGCCCATTGGAGTTTAGCCTTCCTGGGGAAGCTGCATCCATTATTGGTGCATTTGCCTATAGGCGTGTTTCTGGCACTGGTTTTCTTAGAGTTTGCTAATCAATTTGTTCCTGGAAAACCCCTTGCTCCAGCCTGCATCGTGCTGTTGTGGCTGACCGTAGTTACCGCTATTCCCACGGTGGTGGTGGGGGCGCTTTTGGCCGGAACGGGTGGCTATGGCAGCGATACATTGGTGCTGCACAAGTGGCTCGGGGTGGCTACGGCCTTGGCGAGTATATGGTTGTTGGTCTATAGGGGCAGGCAATCGTCAGCGGCAAATGGCCATATTTCCTATTTCTCAGCTTTGGCGGTGACGACCATCCTTCTCGGTGCCACCGGGCATTATGGAGGGACGCTGACCCATGGCACTGGTTTTTTGACAGAAGACCTACCGGATGATATTAAAGCTTTTTTGGGAGATGATCCTTATGCGTTGGATGGGTTGGCGATGATGGAGCGTGGGGAGATTGACGAGACCTTAAGCCAATTGGAGTACGCCAGGGACATTGACCCGATTACGGCCAGTTACTGTGAAAGCTGCCATGGCGAAAAAGAGCAAAAGGGCGGATTGCGATTGGACAATATTGACCCCGATATGGTCAAGGGCCATGATGCGGAGACCTGGCGGGCAATGCTGAACATGGTGAATTCTGGTGAAATGCCCCCCAAAGAAGAAAAACAGCTGTCGGATGAAGAACGGAGAAAGCTGGTGGATTGGATCACGGCCTCCATCCAGCGGGCTGTAGCACTTCGGAAAGCCGATCAAGAGCCAGTGATTCGAAGACTTACCAAAGATCAATACACCAATACCCTAGCCGATCTGCTGAAGGTCGATGTGAATTTTGGAGAGGTATTGCCTGATGATGCCAAATCCGAAATGGGCTTCAGTAATAATGGTCAAGTGTTGGGTGTTTCGCCGCTGCAGGTGGATTATTATAAAAAGATAGCCCGGGAGGCTTTGGACAAGGCCATTGCGCCAGCAAAGAAACCAGCGACCACCCGATACCGGATTACGTTCGGCAAGGGAATAGGAAAGGGTAAAACAGCGGCCATGATCGGTGGCTATCAGAGTGCTCCCATTAATTCAGCAGACTTTGTGGTGGAGGTATTGGATGACCAGGGAAATCCTAAGCGGCCAAAGGATAGTGCCGCCATGGCCCAGCTGGAAGAGGTCAAACGCAATATCGGCGTGGGCATGCGGGGCTCCCATGCGGACCGGTACCAAGTGGTCGATGAAGGGATCATGCTCTATTCTGCGGTGCCACACAAGGAAGTCACCCCCAAATCTTGGCAAGGACCTTCTCCGAATTTAAAATTACTTTTCAGGAGGCATTTTCCCGAGGAAGGCGATTTTGTATTTCGGGTGAAAGCTTCCCGGGGATACCAATGGGAGGCTCAGAAAGAAGGGTTGATCGGCCTCCGAAATGATCAGCCTGCGGAAAAACTTGAAACAACGATCTTGCTCCTCCCAAAAGCAGGCAAAGACCTTCAAAACATGTCCATGCAAGGGCCATGGATGAAGCCAAAGGAGCTCACAGAGCATGCTTCGGTGACTTTCTATTTCACAGCCCCCCGCGACGGATATTATCAAGTGGATTTCGAACACCCATATGTGGGCGCAGAAGGGATGCCATCGGCAGAGCTTCAAATCGATGAGCACAAGCTTCAGGAGCGATTTCATTTTGATGAGAAAATGAAAGATGATGCCTCCATGATGACGCCGCTTACCTTGGCTTATCTTAAAGCTGGAGAGCATAAGTTGATGATCGGCGGTAAATTTTTTACGGGGTTCAGTAAGGTGATCGTTACGCCTTTCCCCGAAGACCATCCGGTGGCAATGCAGCTTCAAAATGAAGCAGAAAAGAGCCGCGCAAAATACGACCAAGATGTTCCCGTCATCAGGACTTTTGCGGGAGAGCGAACAGATGACGGTATGGATTATCAGACCTTCGATACCTTCCAAAACGTCTCCAATGAAACAGGCAAATGGAAGCACTATACCTTTAAAGGCCGGTTGGAAAATTTACCGATCCCGGTGATTGATACCGTAGAGACTGAGATTTTGGCGAATATCATGATTTTGGGGCTTTGGAATGATTATTTGGTCAAGGATAATGAAGATTCTGGGCCGCCCTTGCTGATCAACCAGCTGGAATTTGAGGCACCCTACTATCCACAATGGCCGCCAGCAAGCCATGAGGCGATCTTTTTTGATTCGCCCGCCAAAAATGACCAGAAAGCCTACACCAAAGAGGTGCTGTCCAGCTTCCTGACCAGGGCTTATCGTCGTCCGGTAGAGCAGGAGGAAGTAGCTACCTATATGGAATTCTGGGAAAGCATTCGTCCAGATTATGCCCGCTATGAAGACGGTATAAAGGAAGTGCTGATCGCGGCCCTTTGTTCCCCGAATTTCCTGTACTTGGCAGAGCCCAAAAAAGAGACTAGCGAGGAGGAAAAGGAATTTTTTCTCGCCTCCAGGTTGTCGTACTTTTTATGGAATGAAGCGCCGGATGAGGAATTGCTGGAGTTGGCCAAGGAGGAAGATTTGCATAAGGACCGCTACCTGAAGCGGCAGGTGGATCGGATGATAGAAGATGAGCGGATTTGGCACATGGTGCGCAGGTTTTCGAATGAATGGCTTCGCATCGATCGCCATGAAGCCATGAGCACCAATGTGAATGCCTATCCTGATTTTACCCGTTTTGTGAAGAAGGATATGACAGAGGAGACGTACCATTTTATGCATTATATACTCCAGCAAGATCTTAGCATCATGAACATGATCGAATCGGATTTTGCCATGCTCAATCAAAATTTGGCGGAGTTTTATGGGATAACAGGGGTGAAAGGAAATCATTTTCGACCTGTGGCAGTGACGCCTGATATGCACCGTGGTGGGCTGCTGTCGCAGGGAGCCTTTCTCAACGGCCATTCTGACGGCAATCAGGCCCATGCGATAAAGCGGGCCGTATGGGTGAGGGGCAAGATACTGGGAGACGAACCGCCGCCGCCACCGCCAAATGTTCCGCAGCTGGACCCCGAAACCCCTGGATTCGAGAAACTGACCCTTAAGGAGCAGTTGTTTGTCCATCGGGATAAGCCTGCTTGCATGGATTGTCACAAAAAGATTGACCCTTATGGGATAGCGTTCGAAAATTACAATGCGGTAGGGCGTTTCGAAACCGTGGCGTCTACCGGAAGTAAAATTGATGCAAAATCAGAACTTCCTAATGGAGAGGTGGTTAACGGGATTGACGAAATAAAATCGTATATTCTAAACATGAAGCAGGACACCTTCACCCGCTCCTTAGTGAAACATTTGTTTTCGTACGCTATGGGCAGGGATGTGACCTTTGTGGATGAGAGGGAAATAGAAAAAATCGTAAGTGAAGTAAGAGAGGCTAACTATAGCTTCCGATCTGTGGTCGAAAACATCGTGTTGAGCGACTCCTTTAAGGGTCAGTTTTAA
- the nirB gene encoding nitrite reductase large subunit NirB: protein MTKIVVIGNGMVGYKFCEKLRAQATEGDFEITVFGEEPWPAYDRVHLSAYFSGSTADDLMMAPRSWYDENNVDLHTNEMIVKIDRDAKKIISHTGHDYAYDKLILATGSAAFVPPIDGVDKKGVFVYRTLEDLDAIIDYSKKVKSAAVIGGGLLGLEAAKAVIDMGLDAHVIEFAPRLMPRQLDTAGSATLQAKLEALGIKIHLSKNTKKITGNGKITGMSFADNTNLNTEMLIISAGIKPRDELAKDAGLTTAPRGGIVVNEFLQTDDTDIYAIGEAASYQNMVYGLVAPGYEMATQVVNQLVNTEVKPFMGFDMSTKLKLIGVDVGSFGDPFGEIEPSKPIVYENKNSGIYKRINVSMDGKRLLGGILVGDASAYNILLQMTQNNMPLPPEPEDLILGARGGKEAAGAGVESLPEEAQVCSCENVTKGAICSLIENDGVTKVDEIKSCTKAGTGCGGCMPMVNDLLKHQLKSMGKTVKNVICEHFDYSRQELLDIVKVKGIKSYNELLDQFGQGDGCEVCKPAVASILASTWNELITKQDTIQDTNDRYLANIQKGGTYSVVPRIPGGEITPEKLIVLGDVAKRYNLYTKITGGQRIDLFGARVDQLPDIWEELIEAGFESGHAYGKSLRTIKSCVGSTWCRYGVQDSVSFAIEVEERYRGLRSPHKLKGAVSGCIRECAEAQSKDFGIIATEKGWNLYICGNGGSKPQHAQLLINDVDRETCLKYIDRFLMFYIRTAEPLTRTATWLNKLEGGMDYVRDVVVNDSLGIGEELEKEMAFMIDTYACEWKEVVNNPELRAKFKHFVNADEEDPNLKWQEMRGQKIPASWG from the coding sequence ATGACAAAGATAGTAGTAATCGGAAATGGAATGGTCGGCTACAAGTTTTGCGAAAAACTTCGTGCACAGGCCACCGAAGGGGATTTTGAAATCACGGTCTTTGGTGAAGAACCATGGCCGGCATATGACAGGGTACATCTAAGCGCATACTTTTCAGGTTCCACAGCAGACGACCTAATGATGGCTCCACGGTCTTGGTACGATGAAAACAACGTCGACTTGCACACCAACGAGATGATCGTAAAGATTGACAGAGATGCCAAAAAGATCATTTCCCACACCGGCCATGACTACGCATATGATAAGTTGATTTTGGCTACTGGATCAGCGGCATTTGTCCCTCCTATTGACGGTGTAGACAAGAAAGGTGTATTTGTCTACCGCACCTTGGAAGATCTCGATGCCATCATTGATTATTCCAAGAAGGTAAAATCTGCCGCAGTGATTGGAGGAGGGCTTTTAGGTTTGGAAGCCGCCAAGGCGGTCATTGACATGGGGCTGGATGCTCATGTCATTGAATTTGCCCCTAGGCTTATGCCTCGCCAGCTGGACACAGCAGGCTCTGCCACGTTGCAGGCCAAGCTGGAAGCATTGGGCATTAAAATCCACTTGAGTAAGAACACGAAGAAGATCACTGGCAACGGTAAAATTACCGGCATGAGCTTCGCGGACAATACCAACCTCAACACCGAAATGCTCATCATTTCGGCGGGGATCAAGCCCCGTGATGAACTGGCAAAAGATGCTGGTCTCACCACTGCCCCGAGAGGCGGCATTGTGGTCAATGAGTTTCTTCAGACCGATGATACAGATATTTACGCCATTGGTGAAGCCGCCAGCTATCAAAACATGGTCTATGGACTGGTAGCGCCCGGTTATGAAATGGCCACGCAGGTCGTCAACCAATTGGTCAACACGGAGGTCAAGCCATTTATGGGCTTTGACATGTCCACTAAATTGAAATTGATCGGGGTAGATGTAGGAAGTTTTGGAGATCCATTTGGTGAAATCGAACCTTCTAAACCTATTGTATACGAAAATAAAAATAGCGGGATCTATAAGCGCATTAATGTTTCGATGGATGGAAAGCGCCTACTCGGCGGTATTCTGGTCGGAGATGCTTCTGCCTACAACATCCTGCTCCAAATGACCCAAAACAATATGCCGCTGCCGCCAGAGCCGGAGGACCTGATCCTAGGCGCTCGAGGCGGGAAAGAAGCGGCAGGTGCCGGAGTGGAAAGCCTTCCCGAAGAAGCACAAGTCTGCTCCTGTGAAAACGTCACCAAAGGGGCGATCTGTAGCTTGATCGAAAACGATGGCGTCACCAAAGTAGACGAAATCAAGTCCTGCACCAAAGCAGGAACCGGATGTGGCGGATGTATGCCCATGGTCAATGACCTGCTAAAACATCAGCTGAAGTCCATGGGGAAAACGGTCAAAAATGTTATTTGTGAGCATTTTGACTACAGCCGCCAAGAACTACTGGACATCGTAAAGGTCAAAGGCATCAAATCTTACAACGAACTCTTAGATCAGTTTGGACAAGGAGACGGCTGCGAGGTATGTAAGCCCGCAGTCGCTTCCATCCTTGCCAGTACCTGGAACGAACTGATCACCAAACAGGATACTATCCAAGACACCAACGATCGGTACCTTGCCAATATCCAAAAAGGCGGAACCTACTCGGTGGTCCCGAGGATCCCTGGAGGAGAAATCACCCCTGAAAAGCTTATTGTGCTCGGTGATGTGGCCAAAAGGTATAACCTATACACCAAAATAACAGGTGGTCAACGCATCGACCTGTTTGGGGCTAGAGTGGACCAACTCCCCGACATTTGGGAAGAGCTGATCGAGGCGGGCTTCGAAAGTGGACACGCCTACGGCAAATCGCTCCGAACCATCAAAAGCTGCGTAGGCAGTACTTGGTGCCGTTACGGGGTACAGGACTCCGTTTCCTTTGCCATTGAAGTGGAAGAGCGCTACAGGGGGCTCCGGTCCCCGCACAAGCTAAAAGGTGCTGTATCCGGATGTATCAGGGAATGCGCCGAGGCCCAAAGCAAGGACTTTGGCATCATTGCCACGGAAAAAGGCTGGAACTTGTACATCTGTGGCAATGGAGGCTCCAAACCCCAACACGCTCAACTGCTCATCAACGATGTGGACCGTGAGACTTGCTTGAAATATATCGACCGTTTCCTCATGTTCTACATCCGCACAGCAGAACCGCTTACCCGAACGGCCACTTGGCTCAACAAACTAGAAGGAGGAATGGACTATG